One Paraburkholderia agricolaris genomic region harbors:
- a CDS encoding glycosyltransferase family 2 protein — protein sequence MKVTVLVPTYRRPADLARCLAALQRQSRAPDEVVVVARADDEASHACLRDPAVSGRLPLSVALVKAPGQVAALNRGLDAASGDVIAITDDDAAPHQDWVERIAAAFESDARLGALGGRDWVHEKGRVLDGERPLVGKVTAHGKIIGNHHLGVGGAREVDILKGANMSYRRDAVRTIRFDQRLRGAGAQVHNDMAFSLSVKNAGWKLMYDPRVAVDHFPAERFDDDRRDAQTMAALRNAAFNFHLILRDQLPPLRRETAWWWWTLVGTRVYPGLTHAALALVSKQASLRLSRWRAVRTGAHEARRALSRTA from the coding sequence ATGAAAGTGACGGTACTGGTCCCGACTTACCGCCGCCCGGCCGATCTGGCGCGCTGCCTCGCGGCGCTGCAACGGCAGTCGCGCGCGCCGGACGAAGTGGTGGTGGTCGCGCGCGCCGACGACGAAGCGAGCCACGCCTGCCTGCGCGATCCCGCCGTATCGGGCAGGTTGCCGCTGTCCGTCGCGTTGGTGAAGGCGCCCGGCCAGGTCGCGGCCCTGAATCGCGGGCTGGATGCGGCCAGCGGCGACGTGATCGCGATTACCGACGACGACGCCGCGCCGCACCAGGACTGGGTCGAACGGATTGCCGCGGCCTTTGAGAGCGACGCGCGCCTGGGGGCGCTCGGCGGCCGCGACTGGGTGCATGAAAAAGGCCGCGTGCTGGATGGGGAGCGGCCGCTGGTCGGCAAGGTCACGGCACACGGCAAGATCATCGGCAATCATCACCTGGGGGTGGGCGGCGCACGCGAAGTCGACATCCTGAAGGGCGCCAACATGAGCTACCGGCGCGACGCGGTGCGCACGATCCGTTTCGATCAACGCCTGCGCGGCGCGGGCGCCCAGGTTCACAACGACATGGCCTTTAGTCTGAGCGTGAAGAATGCCGGCTGGAAGCTGATGTACGACCCGCGCGTGGCCGTCGACCATTTCCCTGCCGAACGTTTCGACGACGACCGGCGCGACGCGCAAACCATGGCGGCATTGCGCAATGCCGCCTTCAATTTCCACCTGATCCTGCGCGACCAGTTGCCGCCGCTGCGCCGCGAAACTGCGTGGTGGTGGTGGACGCTGGTCGGCACGCGCGTCTATCCGGGTCTTACGCATGCCGCGCTCGCGCTGGTTTCGAAACAGGCGAGCCTGCGGCTGTCGCGCTGGCGCGCGGTGCGTACCGGCGCGCATGAGGCGCGCCGCGCGCTGTCGCGGACCGCGTGA
- a CDS encoding polysaccharide biosynthesis tyrosine autokinase gives MAGPIKTEEEDVVLGQLVQVILDDIWWLIAIAAAIVALAAAYCFLAKPIYSADAHVRVEQSDNTSQALTQTQTGAAITTGSTSLPTDAEIEIIKSRGVVGPVVQQLKLNFSVAPRTIPLLGSIAARLATPGQPARPWLGLSSYAWGGEDAEVDSIDVVPALEGAKLTMKVQDDQHYELYAENGSLLLRGQVGQQEQGGGVTILVSKLVARPGEEFIVTRFNDLDAITAFQSAITVQEQGKQTGVIQISLEDKSPEHAALVANALAHSYVRQHVSNKQVDASKMLDFLKSEEPRLKSDLERAEAALTAYQRQSGSINASDEAKVYLEGSVQYEQQIAGLRLQMAQLSQRYGDDHPMLVAARQQMAELEAQRAKYADRFRDLPATEVKAVQLQRDAKVAEDIYVLLLNRVQELSVQKAGTGGNVHIVDEAMRPGAPVKPKKMLILSAAVILGLICGTGFVFLRRNMFKGIDDPDHIERAFHLPVYGLVPLSAEQALLETAFQRGGERLRSVLANARPKDVTIESLRSLRTSMQFTVMDAKNRIVMLTGPMAGVGKSFLTVNLAVLLANSGKRVLMIDGDMRRGVLERYVGGAQDNGLSELLSGQISLEEAIRASNVEGLSFISCGRRPPNPSELLMSPRLPQYLDGLAKRYDVILIDTPPVLAVTDASIIGAYAGSTFFVMRSGVHNESEISESLKRLRAAGVHVQGGIFNGMPARSRGGYARGYAAVQEYLSA, from the coding sequence ATGGCCGGTCCGATCAAGACCGAAGAAGAGGACGTGGTCCTCGGGCAACTGGTGCAGGTCATCCTGGACGACATCTGGTGGCTGATCGCGATCGCCGCGGCGATCGTCGCACTGGCCGCCGCGTACTGTTTCCTCGCCAAGCCGATTTATTCCGCTGACGCGCACGTGCGGGTCGAGCAGTCCGACAACACCTCGCAGGCGCTCACGCAAACGCAGACGGGCGCGGCGATCACCACCGGTTCGACCTCGCTGCCGACCGACGCCGAGATCGAAATCATCAAGAGCCGCGGCGTGGTCGGCCCGGTGGTCCAGCAGTTGAAGCTGAACTTCAGCGTCGCGCCGCGGACGATTCCGCTGCTCGGCAGCATCGCCGCGCGGCTGGCAACGCCGGGGCAGCCGGCACGGCCATGGCTGGGTCTGTCTTCCTATGCGTGGGGCGGTGAGGACGCCGAGGTCGACTCGATCGACGTGGTGCCCGCGCTGGAAGGCGCGAAGCTGACAATGAAAGTACAGGACGACCAGCACTACGAACTGTACGCAGAGAACGGCTCACTGCTGCTGCGCGGCCAGGTCGGCCAGCAGGAGCAGGGTGGTGGCGTGACGATCCTCGTCAGCAAACTGGTGGCCCGTCCAGGTGAAGAGTTCATCGTGACGCGCTTTAACGACCTCGACGCGATCACCGCGTTCCAGTCGGCGATCACCGTGCAGGAGCAGGGCAAGCAGACCGGCGTGATCCAGATCTCGCTGGAAGACAAGAGCCCCGAACATGCGGCGCTGGTGGCCAACGCGCTTGCGCATTCATATGTGCGTCAGCATGTGTCGAACAAGCAGGTCGACGCGAGCAAGATGCTCGACTTCCTGAAAAGCGAAGAGCCGCGTCTGAAGTCCGATCTCGAACGCGCCGAAGCCGCGTTGACCGCGTACCAGCGCCAGTCCGGCTCGATCAATGCGAGCGATGAAGCCAAGGTCTACCTCGAAGGCAGCGTGCAGTACGAGCAGCAGATTGCCGGTTTGCGCCTGCAGATGGCGCAACTGAGCCAGCGCTATGGCGACGACCATCCGATGCTCGTGGCCGCACGCCAGCAGATGGCCGAGCTGGAAGCACAGCGTGCCAAATACGCTGACCGTTTCCGCGATCTGCCGGCGACCGAAGTGAAGGCCGTGCAGTTGCAACGGGATGCGAAGGTGGCTGAAGACATCTACGTGCTGCTGCTTAACCGCGTGCAGGAGTTGTCGGTGCAGAAGGCCGGTACCGGCGGCAACGTGCATATCGTCGACGAAGCGATGCGCCCGGGTGCGCCGGTCAAACCGAAGAAGATGCTGATCCTGTCCGCGGCGGTGATTCTCGGGCTGATCTGCGGCACCGGTTTCGTGTTCCTGCGCCGCAATATGTTCAAGGGGATTGACGACCCTGACCATATCGAACGCGCTTTCCATCTGCCGGTGTACGGCCTCGTGCCCTTGAGCGCTGAACAGGCATTGCTCGAAACGGCCTTCCAGCGTGGCGGCGAACGCCTGCGCTCGGTGCTGGCGAATGCGCGGCCAAAGGACGTCACGATCGAAAGCCTGCGCAGTTTGCGCACCTCCATGCAGTTCACGGTGATGGATGCCAAAAACCGCATCGTCATGCTGACCGGTCCCATGGCCGGTGTCGGCAAGAGCTTCCTGACGGTCAATCTGGCGGTGCTGCTGGCGAACTCGGGCAAGCGCGTGCTGATGATCGACGGCGATATGCGCCGCGGCGTGCTCGAGCGTTATGTGGGCGGGGCGCAGGACAACGGTTTGTCGGAACTGCTGAGCGGGCAGATCTCGCTCGAGGAAGCGATCCGCGCCTCGAACGTCGAAGGCTTGAGCTTCATCTCGTGCGGCCGTCGTCCGCCGAATCCGTCTGAATTGCTGATGTCGCCGCGCCTTCCGCAATACCTGGACGGCCTCGCCAAGCGCTACGACGTGATCCTGATCGATACCCCCCCGGTGCTGGCCGTGACCGATGCATCGATCATCGGCGCGTATGCCGGTTCGACCTTCTTTGTGATGCGCTCGGGCGTGCACAACGAAAGCGAGATCTCGGAGTCGTTGAAACGGTTGCGTGCGGCCGGTGTGCATGTGCAGGGCGGGATTTTCAACGGAATGCCAGCGCGTTCGCGCGGCGGTTATGCGCGTGGCTACGCAGCGGTGCAGGAATATTTGAGCGCCTGA
- a CDS encoding polysaccharide biosynthesis/export family protein, translating to MLMKKLTAHTFANFRPKFAASLLLTSFLSACVTAPGNYLDTSRLKDDGQHQNQPQETYPVHLIDGPLVAAQAQAQAAAAQQALPVSRFADPSQYVYRLAPQDILGITVWDHPELTTPQGSTLSSGGNTTQSVGGALQQPYTAALPGQADPYGQTVAADGTIFFPFVGRIKAAGKTVGELRDQLSAGLVRYIRNPQVDVRVLSYRGQKVQVTGDVKTPGPLAISDVPITLVDAITRSGGTNSDADIQRVRLTRDNKLYVLDANRMLDQGDTSQNVMLQNGDVINVPDRSDSRIFVMGEVKTPIQVPMLKGRLTIADALTQAGGILDTDANPRQIFVMRGMREHPTTPDVYRLDMTQPDAIMLSAQFQLQPMDVVYVGTAASTTFNRVLQQVLPTIQTLFYLKQLTK from the coding sequence ATGCTGATGAAAAAACTCACCGCACACACATTCGCGAACTTCAGGCCGAAGTTCGCCGCCTCGCTTTTGCTGACGTCCTTTCTGTCGGCCTGTGTTACCGCTCCTGGCAACTACCTCGACACGTCCCGTCTGAAGGACGACGGCCAGCACCAGAATCAACCCCAGGAGACCTATCCGGTCCATCTGATCGACGGTCCGCTGGTCGCCGCACAAGCGCAGGCGCAAGCCGCCGCCGCGCAGCAGGCGCTGCCGGTCTCGCGTTTCGCCGACCCGTCGCAGTATGTGTACCGGCTTGCACCACAGGACATTCTCGGCATCACCGTATGGGATCACCCTGAATTGACTACCCCGCAGGGCAGCACGCTGTCCTCGGGCGGCAACACCACGCAAAGCGTCGGCGGCGCCTTGCAGCAGCCGTACACGGCCGCGCTGCCGGGTCAGGCCGATCCGTACGGCCAGACCGTTGCCGCCGACGGCACGATCTTTTTCCCGTTCGTCGGCCGGATCAAGGCCGCGGGCAAAACCGTGGGCGAGTTGCGCGATCAGTTGAGCGCCGGCCTCGTGCGCTACATCCGCAATCCGCAGGTCGACGTGCGCGTACTGTCATACCGCGGCCAGAAAGTGCAGGTCACCGGCGACGTGAAGACGCCGGGTCCGCTGGCCATCAGCGACGTGCCGATCACGCTGGTCGACGCGATCACGCGCTCGGGCGGCACGAACAGCGACGCCGACATTCAGCGTGTGCGTCTCACGCGCGACAACAAGCTGTACGTGCTCGACGCGAATCGTATGCTCGATCAGGGCGATACCTCGCAGAACGTCATGCTGCAGAACGGCGACGTGATCAACGTGCCGGATCGCAGCGACAGCCGGATCTTCGTGATGGGCGAGGTGAAGACGCCGATCCAGGTGCCGATGCTCAAGGGCCGCCTGACGATCGCCGACGCGCTGACCCAGGCGGGCGGCATTCTCGATACGGACGCCAACCCGCGCCAGATCTTCGTGATGCGCGGCATGCGCGAGCATCCGACCACGCCGGACGTGTACCGCCTCGATATGACGCAGCCTGACGCGATCATGCTGTCGGCCCAGTTCCAGTTGCAACCGATGGACGTCGTGTATGTGGGCACCGCCGCTTCGACCACATTCAACCGTGTGTTGCAGCAAGTCCTGCCGACCATCCAGACGCTGTTCTACCTGAAGCAGTTGACGAAGTAA
- a CDS encoding low molecular weight phosphotyrosine protein phosphatase — protein sequence MFANVLIVCHANVCRSPAAEMLFKSRQRTASRSSSTPIAFHSAGLRAVNGHGMDPVMQRLLAEQGVAASTHYSRRLERRLVRDADLVLVTERAQVSAVEALDPASRGKVYPLGKWEDDSDVADPHGHVEADYRESLVLIEHLVMGWLKKIC from the coding sequence ATGTTCGCCAACGTTCTGATCGTCTGCCACGCCAACGTATGCCGTTCGCCCGCAGCCGAAATGCTGTTCAAGTCGCGGCAACGCACGGCATCGCGGTCTTCCTCAACGCCGATTGCGTTTCATTCGGCGGGCCTGCGTGCCGTGAACGGCCACGGCATGGACCCGGTGATGCAGCGCCTGCTCGCCGAGCAGGGTGTCGCCGCCAGTACTCACTACTCGCGGCGCCTCGAACGCAGGCTCGTGCGCGACGCCGATCTCGTGCTCGTCACCGAGCGCGCGCAGGTGAGCGCGGTCGAAGCGCTCGATCCGGCCTCGCGCGGCAAGGTTTATCCACTCGGCAAATGGGAAGACGACTCCGACGTCGCCGATCCGCACGGCCACGTGGAAGCCGACTATAGGGAGAGTCTCGTGCTCATCGAACATCTGGTCATGGGATGGCTGAAAAAAATATGCTGA
- a CDS encoding UDP-glucose dehydrogenase family protein, with protein MNLTIIGSGYVGLVTGACLADIGHDVFCLDVDQRKIDVLNNGGVPIHEPGLQEIIARNRKAGRLRFSTDIEAAVAHGDIQFIAVGTPSDEDGSADLQYVLAAARNIGRHMTGFKVIVDKSTVPVGTASRVREVIAGELTARNAGHMFSVVSNPEFLKEGAAVEDFTRPDRIVLGCDEDVPGEKARELMKRLYAPFNRNRERTLYMDVRSAEFTKYAANAMLATRISYMNELANLADRVGADIEAVRRGIGSDPRIGYDFLYAGCGYGGSCFPKDVQALIRTAADHKANLRILEAVEAVNDTQKKILAHKIVERLGEDLSDRTFGVWGLAFKPNTDDMREAPSRPLIAELLRRGARVKAYDPVAIDESKRVFALDLKDVPQQHARLSFVNEEMEAAEGADALVILTEWKVFKSPDFNSLKESLNTPLIFDGRNLYEPDTLLELGIEYHAIGRQHALRNAPARAGTNGLPVTTSAAHSADPVEAGQ; from the coding sequence ATGAACCTGACGATCATCGGTAGTGGCTACGTAGGCCTCGTGACGGGCGCCTGTCTGGCCGACATCGGCCATGACGTGTTCTGTCTCGACGTCGATCAGCGCAAGATCGACGTGCTCAACAACGGCGGCGTGCCGATCCATGAACCGGGTCTGCAGGAAATCATCGCGCGCAATCGCAAAGCAGGGCGCCTGAGGTTTTCGACCGACATCGAAGCCGCGGTCGCGCACGGCGACATCCAGTTCATCGCGGTGGGCACGCCCTCCGACGAAGACGGTTCCGCCGATCTGCAATACGTGCTCGCCGCCGCGCGCAACATCGGCCGCCATATGACGGGTTTCAAGGTGATCGTCGACAAATCGACGGTGCCGGTCGGCACGGCCTCGCGCGTGCGCGAGGTGATCGCCGGGGAGCTGACCGCGCGTAACGCTGGCCACATGTTCTCCGTGGTGTCGAATCCGGAGTTCCTGAAAGAAGGTGCGGCGGTGGAAGATTTCACCCGGCCTGATCGCATCGTGCTCGGCTGCGACGAAGACGTGCCGGGCGAAAAAGCGCGCGAACTGATGAAGCGCCTCTACGCGCCGTTCAACCGCAATCGCGAGCGCACGCTGTACATGGACGTGCGTTCGGCGGAGTTCACCAAGTACGCGGCCAACGCGATGCTCGCCACGCGCATCTCGTACATGAATGAGCTGGCGAATCTGGCCGACCGCGTCGGTGCGGATATCGAAGCGGTGCGCCGCGGTATCGGTTCCGATCCGCGGATCGGCTACGACTTCCTGTATGCCGGCTGCGGCTACGGCGGCTCGTGCTTCCCGAAAGACGTGCAGGCGCTGATTCGCACGGCCGCCGATCACAAGGCCAACCTGCGCATTCTCGAGGCGGTGGAAGCCGTCAACGACACGCAGAAAAAGATCCTCGCACACAAGATTGTCGAGCGCCTGGGCGAGGATCTGTCGGATCGCACCTTCGGCGTGTGGGGTCTCGCATTCAAGCCGAACACCGACGACATGCGCGAAGCACCGAGCCGCCCGCTGATCGCGGAACTGCTGCGCCGCGGCGCACGCGTGAAGGCCTACGACCCGGTCGCGATCGACGAATCGAAGCGCGTGTTCGCACTCGATCTGAAAGACGTGCCGCAACAGCACGCGCGCCTGTCGTTCGTGAACGAGGAGATGGAGGCGGCCGAGGGCGCCGATGCCCTCGTGATCCTCACTGAGTGGAAAGTCTTCAAGAGTCCGGATTTCAATTCGCTCAAGGAGAGTCTCAACACGCCGCTGATTTTCGATGGCCGCAATCTGTACGAGCCGGACACGTTGCTCGAACTCGGTATCGAGTATCACGCGATCGGCCGCCAGCACGCGCTGCGCAATGCGCCGGCGCGAGCGGGCACGAACGGTTTGCCGGTAACGACCTCGGCGGCGCATTCGGCCGACCCGGTCGAAGCCGGTCAATAA